Sequence from the Kineosporia succinea genome:
CCGCGGCACGGCGGGTACGGCGTGACCTGGCCCGCACCCGGGCCGACGTCGACCTGCTCGCCCCCCGGCTCCCGGTCGTGCAGGCGCGCTGCCTGGTGCAGCGCTCGGCGGCCTACGACGACGCGTTGCGCAGCCTGTCCCACCAGGCCGCGCAACGCACCGGCGCCCAGCTGGCCCGGGACACCGCGGTCGTGGCCGGTTCGCTGGGCGGCTGGATCGGTGTGCTCGTGCTTCTCGGCGCCGGGGTGATCGCCGCGAGCCTGATCGGCCTGGTCGCCGGAGCGGTCACCGCCTCGCTGGTGCTGGGCGCGGCCACCCGCCGCACCGGCCGCGAACGGCTGGGGGCCATCGCCTCGGCCCTGGCCCACGCCGACGTGGTCGCCGTCGGGGCCACGTCGGCGGTGCCCGGTCTCGACCAGCGTCGCCGGGCCCTGGTCGAGCGGGCCGCGGGCCGTCTCGACCAGCGCGGCCTCACCGCGTTGCGGGCCATCGACACCCACCTCGACGACCTGCTGGTGCGTCTCATGGAGGGCGAGCTCGAGGCCGACGGCATGCACCTGGTGCAGGCCAGCGTCGAGCGCTACCTGCCCGACACCCTCGAGCCGTTCCTGAGCCTGAAAGACGTGAACAGCCCGGTGCAGGGCCGTTCCGCCCAGGCCGAGGTGGCCGACCAGCTGGTCTCGATCGAGACCGCGCTGGCCGACCTGGCCCGGCGCCCCTCCCGCAGCAACCTCGAACAGCAGCTGCTGCGGCAGGGCGAGTTCCTGCGCTCGAAGTTCGGCGCAACCCCCGGCAACTGACCCGGGAGCGGGTGACGTCCGTGCGGTCGCGGCGCACCGGAGCCACCCGATCACGGCAACCGGCCCGGCCCGAGGCCTAGGCCGCGCCGAAGTGCGCGTCGAAAATCGGCGCCCGGTCGAACCTCACGGCGTACTCCCGGGCCCGCCGGGCCATCTCCGCGCGCTCGCCGTCGGTGAGGTCGAGCACCGCCCGGTCCATCGCCGCGGTCAGCTCGTTGACGTTGCCGGCCTCGATCACGATCGCCGTGTCACCCACGGCCTCGCCGGTGCCCCCGGTCAGCGTGGTGATCACCGGGCCCCCGCCGGAGAGCATCTTCTCGACCAGCGCGATACCGAACGTCTCCACGAAGTCGGGCTCGGGTTTGGTCGGCAGCGTGTAGGCGGCGCACCCGTTCATCAGCAGTGACTTCTCGTCGTCGTCCACGTCGGTGAGGAAGACGATCTGCTCGTCCTCCAGCGCCATCGCCTGAATGTGTTCCAGCGCAGGCCCGTTCCCGGCGATCACCAGCTTGACCCGCTCGCGGCACCGGGTCTGGGCGAACGCGGTGACCAGGTCGTAGACGCCCTTGGCCCGGGCCACCCGGGACAGGAAGAGCACGTAACCGCCCCGTTCCAGACCGCGCCGGGCCAGCGCCGCGTCGACCTCGGCGGGATCGGGCTCGAGGTAGGCCGAGGTGTCGATCGGCGGGTAGCCGATGACGACCCGCCGCCGGCACTGCTCGGCGAACGTGGTCCCCGCGATCTCGTCGACCTCCTGTGCGCAGGCGATGATCTCGTCGCGGGTGTACTCCGAGACCGCGATCAGCTCGTCGTTGGCCAGGAACGTGGTGAACAGCGTGATCGCCGAGCCGAAGTGCTGCTCGCGCAGGGCGTTCCGGATCACGTTGGTGACGTCGGAGCCGACCGCCTTGGCCATGGTGCGCACCTGCGGGTCGAGCCCGGCCGCGCGGGCGGCGGCGACGGCGTTGACCGCGACGTCGGCGTGCGGCACCAGGTACATCGACAGCACCACGGTGGGCACCGGCTCGGCCAGCAGCTCGACCAGCCGGCCGGTCAGCCCGGCCAGGTACCGGCCGTCGGGCACCCGGTAGTCGCCGACCGGTTCGGGCCGCTCGACGGTGATGCCGGGGCTGTAGGGCAACAGCCCGTCGACCGGTTTCAGCGGCAGGCCGGCCGCCTCGAGGGCCTCCATCGGCCAGGTCAGCAGGCGCACGTCGTCGAAGCCGCGGGTCAGGGCCACCTCGGCCAGGTTGCGGGCCTCGCCGGAGTGACCGCAGATCACCGGGTCGGCGCGCACGATGATGACGAGGCGGCGGTGCGGAAGGTTCATCGAATCCTTGTTTTCCGGGGGTCAGTCGGACAGTGACGGGGGTCGCGCGGATCCGCCCCAGGAGCTGGGCTCGGCCCCGAGGTGGAGGTGCAGACGACCGCCGCGATGGAGGACGTGGGCCGGGATGTGGGGCCCGTCCAGAGGTTTCCCGTCCAGCGTGGCGGACTGAAGGTACTGCACCGGCGGCTCGGCGTCGAGACCGTCGCTGCTGATGGGTGTCTCGGTATGGCCACTGGTCTCCACGGTGAGCTCCCCGGCGCTGAACTGCGTGACGCTGTGAGGAAAAGCAGGTGGATGAAGGAGGAACAGATCCTGTCCGGCGACCGGGAAGAGCCCGAGCGACGCCCACACGTACCACGAGCTCAGGCCGCCGGAGTCGTCGTTGCCCGGCAGGCCGCCCGGGCCGGTGCCGAACTGCCAGGTCAGCGCCGAGTGCACGACCTCGGCGGTGCGGTCGGGACGCCCCGCCCAGTGGTAGGCCCAGGGCACCTCCATGTCCGGCTCGTTGTTCAGGCCCTCGAACCGGTTCAGCGCGTACCCCGCGGCCATCTCCTCCGGTGAGGGCGAGAGGCCGGGCTGGCGCACCGGCGCGGCGCCGTGCCCGAAGAAGGCGTCGAGCATCCCGGTGAACGCCGCGTCCCCTCCGGCCAGCCGGATCCGGGCGGCCATGTCGTGCATCAGCCGGAACGAGTAGTTCCACTTGCCGCCCTCGTAGAACGTCGAGTCCTGCAGCAGACCGGTGCCCGGCTCGAACGCGTTCACCCAGTTCCCGCTGCGCACAGCCAGATTCCGGGCCAGCTGGTCGTCGGCCAGGGCCTTGGCGATGCGTGACGTGCAGTGGTGCGCGATCGCCAGGTCGAGGGTGTGGCTGATCGGGTGCACCACGCCCTTGTCGAAGTAGTCCTCGCCGTACTGGCGGCGCAGGTCGTCGTCCATGTGCACGAGGGCCCACGACCAGTCCAGGTCACCCAGGCCCAGGGCGTGGATGTCGGCGAGCGCGGTGTGCACCAGGGCCGAGCCCTGCCGGAAGAAGCGGTCGGCCCCGCGCGCCATCCGGTAGCCGATGGGGAAGTTGCCCTCCTCCTCCGCCACCCGGATCAGCGACTCCATCAGGTCGACCGCGCGGTTCGGGGCGATCGCCTCCAGCAGCGGCAGCTGGGTCTTGTAGATGTCCCACATCGTGCACACGTCGAACGCGAACGGCCCGCCGTAGGGCCAGAAGGGGCTCTCGTCGTCGGCGATACAGGGCTTGATCAGCGAGTGGTACAGCGCCGTGCCGAACACCGTGCGCCGGGCCGGCGTACCGCCCTCGACCCGGACCCGGCCGAGGTGGTCGGCCCAGCGTTCGGCGGTGGCCTCGCGCACCCGGTCGAACGCCGGCAGGCCGGTGCCGCACTCGCGGTTCAGGTTCTCGCGGGCCTGTTCCGGGCCCCGCAGCGAGAAGCCGATGCGCAGCTCCACGGTCTGTCCCGCGCGGGCCGGCCCGATCAGTACCAGGCCGAACGGGCGCAGGGTGGTGTGCCGGATGCTGTCGAAGTCCAGGCGGGTGCCGCCGTCGATGAGACGCCGGTCGTGCCAGAGCATCTGGCGCCAGCCGGGGGTGTCGACCTCGAGGTGGAACGACAGCGGCACCCCCTCGACGACCACGGTGCCCTGGGCCTGGCCGCGGCCGATGAGCTCGACCTGGGCGCGCAGCGGCACGGTGCGGCTGCGGTCGATCGAGAGCCCGCCGCACGAGAGGTCGACGACGGTGCGCGCGCTGCGGCTCTCCGGATAGGTGTAACGGTGCACGGCGACCTTCTCGCCGACGGTGATCTCGCAGCGGATGCCGGTGTCGAGGGTGGCCGCGTAGTAGCCCGGGTGGGCCTCCTCGTCGGTCAGGGCCCAGGACTCACCCAGGTCGTCGAGCGGCTGGATCATCGGGGTGACTCGTACGTAGTTGTAGTACTTGCGGATCATCCCGGTGCCGCTCTGCTGGAAGTGGGTGAACCCACTGGCCTGCAGCCGGTCGTAGATCTCCTCGGGCACACCCTGGGTGTTCTTGCCGTACTTCCCGTACCCCGTCGGGTAGGCGCCGGAGTAGGCGCAGGCCGAGACCATGCCCAGCGGGGACGTGGCGCCCGGATGGGTGTTGCCGACCTGCGGTTTGGGCCACCACCAGCTCGCGGCCAGGCCCCGGGGGGCGGGCAGGTCGGTGGCCGCGGTGCCGATGAACGGGTCGACCTCGTCGAGGGCGGGGTGCGAGGACCAGCGGGTGGAGGTGTGCGACTGCGTGAGGATCGCCATGGCGTGAATATGCCACCTACCGTTGGCCGACACAGGCGGGGCACCCCGTTCCGGAGTTCGACATGCTGTCGAAATCTGTTGGTGTCCGGGGCGAAACCGGTCCGGTCGGGCGCGGCAATGATGGACGTGGTGGTCACCGGCCGGGGCAATTCGCCCCTTTGGGTCACGTGGGTGCGGGGATGGTGGTTGCATGTTCGGCATGTCGCAGAACTGGGCTCGGCAGACCACCGTCCGCGCGATCCGGCCCGCGCTGAACGTGCTCGACCGGCGCATCGAGCGGCTCGCGCGCCGCCGGGCCCGGGAGGTCGTCGACTCCAGCCGGGCCGTGCGTGGCCTGAGGAGCGACGGCAGGCAGTTGCGGGAGGACCTGGCGCAGGTGCGGGCCGAGCTGGAGGGCATGCGGGAACGGGTGCGGCAGTCGGAGTACGCCGTCGACCTGCTCCTGGGGCCGCACGGCCGCCGCAACTCCCGGCTGGTGAGCGAGGAGAAGCTGCGTGAGCTGGCCGCCCAGGTGCATGCGGTGACGCGGGTCCCGGACGCCTACGAACGCGTCGTGCAGGCCTACCGCACCCTGTTCGAGCTGGAGCTGCGCGGTGTCGGGCGCCTGGCGGGCACGCCCCGCAACATCCTCGGAAAGCTGGTCACGACCCCGCTGCTCAACCCGCCCAATGGTGAGATCCTGGAGATCGGAACTCTTTTCGGTCTGTTCTCGGGCGGGATGGTGCGTCAGATCAGCCGGGTCGGGCTGCCCTACCGGCTCACCGTGATCGACCCGCTGGCCTCGGTGCAGCTGCAGGCCGGCGCGTTGCGGGCCGACACCTCGGGTTCACCGGTCACCGAGACCGTGGTGCGCGAGAACCTGGCCCTGGCCGGGGTCGACCCGGAGCGGCTGCGCATCGTGCGCGGGTTCTCCGAAGACCCGCAGGTGCAGGCCCAGGCCGCCGACCGGCAGTACGGCGTGGTCGTGATCGACGGTGACCACTCGGCCGAGGGGGTCGCCAGCGATCTGGCCTACGCCGAGAAGATCGTCGCGCCGGGCGGAATCGTGGTGCTCGACGACTACGGCTCGAGCAGCTGGCCCGGGGTGCAGGAGGCCTCGGAACGGCATCTGGCCGGACCGACCCGGTTCGAGCTGGTCGGGGTGGTTCTCACCAGCGCGTTCCTGCGGGCGCGGGTTGAGCACGAAGTGGCCGGTGGGGCGTTGTGACGTAGCTGATGGCGCGCACCGGGGTGGCTCGGGCGCATTTTGTCGGACCTCGTGACTAGGGTGCGGGCCGCGACGCCTCAACGGCGCCGGGCCGACCACAGACGAGGATCTCCGGATACATGCGTGACTTCGAGCTCACCGCTGCCTGGCAGCACCGGCTGCACCCCCGCCGCGGCACTCTCGGCGCCGGGCCCCTGCAGCCGGAGCCGGGTGCCCGGGAGGCGGTCGACGCGTACCTGGAGCCGGCTCGTGAGGATCTGAGCGCGCTGCTGCGGGCGAGTGACGCGCCGCTGCGCGACGCGGCGCGGGCCTGGCTCGACGGCGCGGCCGACGCGCCGCCGCTGGGCGCGGCCGTCGTGGCCCTCGCCCTGATGCACCGCGACCGTGACAGCTACCGGGCCCCGTTCGCCGACGTCTGGATCGCGGAACGGGGGCTGGAGTTCGCGGCCGGGGCGGCGGTCGAGCTGCTCGGCCTCCGGATCGGGGAGAACCGGGCCGGTCCGGTGGCTGGTGCCGGGCCCGGCGATGTGCCCGGCGATGTGCCTGGTGCTGTGCTCGCCGCCGGGTCCGGTGGCGAGCCTGGTGCAGATGAGGTGATGGCCCCGGGTGAACTGCCTGCCCCGGGTGAGGTGACCGGCCCGGGTGAGGCGGCTGCCGCGGGTGAGCTGGCTGCCCTGGGTGAACTGCCTGCCCCGGGTGAGGTGACCGGCCCGGGTGAGGCGGCTGCCGCGGGTGAGCTGGCTGCCCTGGGTGAGCTGGCTGCCCCGGGTGAGGTGACCGGCCCGGAGGAGGCGGCCGGGGGCACCGATGAGCCGGCTCCGGCCGCCCACGACGTGCGCTTCCTCGAGCCCGGCGAAGAGGCGGGCCGCCCCTGGTGGTCCACGCCCGAGCTGAACCCGCTGTGGCGCGTGCGGGCGGCGCTCGCCGGAGCCTCCGAGGCCGAGTACACCCGGGTGGTCGAGGTTCTCGCGCCCCACCGGTCCCGTCACGTCTACCACCGCCTGGCCGTCGCCCTGCTGGTGCCCGACCAGCTCGACTGGGTCGAGGCCGACGTCTCGGCCGCGAGCACCACGGCCGACGACTACCGTCCCAACGCCCTGAGCACCGCGGTCACCGATGTCGAGCAGCTCGAGCGCCTGGCCGCCGCGCCCACCGCGCACGGCAGCTTCCGGGTGGCGCTGACCTCCTCGTCCGGCCACGTGGCGACCCTGCTCGACGCCCTCGGCGCCGAGGCCCTGCCGGTCTTCCTGGCCTGGCTCGACGAAGACGACCACCTCGACGTCCAGGCCCGGCGCCGCCTGCTCGAGGGCATCGCGCAGATCCCCGGCCCGGCCGCGCTGCGGGCCCTGGCCGACCGGGTCTCCCGCCCCCAGGGCGAGGCCGCCCTGCTCGAGGCCGCGTCCCGGTTCCCCGGCGCCGCGCTCACCGTGCTGTCCGCCACCGGGTCCGACGGGCCGCTCGCCGACCTGCTGCGCGCCCACGTCCGCGGCCACCAGGGGCTCTCCGCCGCCCTGGTCACGGAGCTGCCGCACGAGTCCGCGGCCCGGGTGCGGGCCCTGCTCGACCAGGCCGCGGCCCGGCCGGTGGCGCCGGAACAGGCGCTGCCCCCGCTACTGGTGACGCCGCCGTGGCAAGACCGGGCCCCGACCCCCCGGCCCGTGGTCATCGCCGGCCTGGAGTGCACCGACGCGCCGGCCGTCGAGTGGCGCGAGGGTGAGCGGGAGGCGTTCGCCGAGCTGCCTCCCACCCACCGCTCGCCCTTCTCTCCCGACGACCCCCTCGACGTCTGGCAGCAGCGGGCCGCCGACGTGAGCCGCCGCCACGAGCGCCGGGCCGAGCCTTTCTTCTTCCTCGACGGTCCTGACGACCTCGCCCGTCCGGCCCTGGCCACCTGGAAACCGGCCCGCGACGTGCCCACCCACCTGCTGCGTGCCGTCACCGCCCGCTTCGGCGCCGACTCCGTGCCCGCCCTGCTGCACCGGGCCCGGCAGACCCCCGCCGACGCGTCCCCCGTTCTGGAACCCTGCTTCTCACCCGACCTCGCCACCCAGACCGCCGAGTGGCTGGCCCGGGGCAAGGCCCTGCGCGTCCCGGCCTCGGCCTGGTTGCTGCGGCACGCCGCCCCGGCCGCCCGTGCCCTGGTGCCACCCGCGCTCGGCCCGGCCGGAGCGGCCCGGCGTCAGGCCGAGGCCGCCCTCCGGCACCTGGCGGCACACGGCCGCACCGCCGAAGTCCTCGTCGCCGCGGGCAGTTACGGCGGTGAGGCGCCCGCCGCGGTCGAAGAGCTCCTGGCCCGCGACCCGCTGATGCAGCTGCCGACCGACATCCCGGCCGTCCCCGACTGGGCGGTGCCCGTCCTGCTGCCCACGGTCCGCCTGCGCGACCGCTCGGGCGTGCTGCCCGACGTCGCGGCGCTCCACCTGCTCACGCTCTTCGCCGTCAGCCGCACCGATCAGCCCTACGCCGGGCTCACTCTCGTGCGCGAGAAGCTCAAGTCCGCCGATCTGTCGGCGTTCGTCTGGGCCCTGTTCCAGCGCTGGTTCGCGGCCGGGGCGGCGCCCCGCGAGAACTGGGTGCTCGACGCCCTCGCGCTCGCCGGTGACGCCGAGGTGGCGCACCGCCTCACCCCGCTGCTGCTGACCTGGCCCGGGGAGACCACCCAGGCGGTGGCCGCCGTGCGGGCCCTGGCCGCGATCGGCTCGGAGACCGGCAACGACGAGGTGCTGCAGCACCTGAACACCGTCGCGCAGTCGGGCCCGGGCAAGAGCCTGCGGCAGGCGGCCCAGAGCGCGCTCGCCGCCGTCGCCGACGACCGGGGGCTGAACCCCGACCAGCTCGCCGACCGTCTGGTGCCCCACCTCGGTCTCGACGCCGACGGCCGGATGCGCCTCGACTACGGCCCCCGCCAGTTCGTGGTGGGCCTCGACGAGAAGCTGTTGCCCACCGTGGTCACGGCCTCCGGCAAGCAGCTGAAGACGCTGCCCAAGCCCGGAGCGAAAGACGACCCGACCCGGGCCGCGGCCGCCCACCAGCGGTTCACGGTGTTCAGGAAAGACGCGAGGCGCATCGCCCCCGACGTCGTCACCCGCCTGGAGCAGGCCATGCTCTCGGGCCGGCTCTGGAGCGCCGCCGAGTTCCGCGAGCAGTTCGCCGGCCACCCGGTGCTCGGTCACCTCGCGCACCGGCTCGTGTGCGCGCGCTACGAAGACGGACGTCCGGCAGTCACCTTCCGGGTGACCGGCAACGGCCGGTCCGCCGACCCGACCGGCATCGACCTGGCCGGGGCCGAGGTGACCTGGCCACGCGACGCCCGCCTCGGCATCGTGCACCCCGACCACCTGGGCGACACGGCCGGCCCCTGGCGCCGGCATCTCGACGAAGCCGGGCTCCAGCAACCCTTCCCCCAGCTCGGTCTCCCGGCCGGGCCGGCCGACCCCGGCAACGCCGCCGACCCGGCTGATTCCGCCAATCAGGTCGACCCCGCCAATCCGGCCGACTCCGTCGACCCCGCCGAGGCGGCGATCCCGGCTGATTCCGGTGACCCGACCGAGCTCGGGAACGCGGCTGACCCGGCCGAGCCTGTCAACGCGGCTGTCTCCGTCGAACTCGCCGATCCGGTTGACCTGTCCGACCTGTCCGAGCCCGCCGCCGCAGCCAACCCGTCCAGGCCCGCCGATCAGGTCGACCCCGCCGGCCCGGCCGACCCCGCCATTCCGGTCGACCCCGCGGACCCGGTCTCCGAGGAGGAGGCGCCCCCACGCGTCCCTCATCAGTTCGACCAGCGCGACCGCGCCGACGCCCAGACCTGAGAGGTGGGGGCGGCGAGATCCAGCGCCCCACCTCACGGAAAGGTGTCACAGCACCCGTCACTGGTCCTGGCCCGGCAGAGGCACCGGTGGGGCGGCAGATCTCGTCGGT
This genomic interval carries:
- a CDS encoding DUF4132 domain-containing protein, producing the protein MRDFELTAAWQHRLHPRRGTLGAGPLQPEPGAREAVDAYLEPAREDLSALLRASDAPLRDAARAWLDGAADAPPLGAAVVALALMHRDRDSYRAPFADVWIAERGLEFAAGAAVELLGLRIGENRAGPVAGAGPGDVPGDVPGAVLAAGSGGEPGADEVMAPGELPAPGEVTGPGEAAAAGELAALGELPAPGEVTGPGEAAAAGELAALGELAAPGEVTGPEEAAGGTDEPAPAAHDVRFLEPGEEAGRPWWSTPELNPLWRVRAALAGASEAEYTRVVEVLAPHRSRHVYHRLAVALLVPDQLDWVEADVSAASTTADDYRPNALSTAVTDVEQLERLAAAPTAHGSFRVALTSSSGHVATLLDALGAEALPVFLAWLDEDDHLDVQARRRLLEGIAQIPGPAALRALADRVSRPQGEAALLEAASRFPGAALTVLSATGSDGPLADLLRAHVRGHQGLSAALVTELPHESAARVRALLDQAAARPVAPEQALPPLLVTPPWQDRAPTPRPVVIAGLECTDAPAVEWREGEREAFAELPPTHRSPFSPDDPLDVWQQRAADVSRRHERRAEPFFFLDGPDDLARPALATWKPARDVPTHLLRAVTARFGADSVPALLHRARQTPADASPVLEPCFSPDLATQTAEWLARGKALRVPASAWLLRHAAPAARALVPPALGPAGAARRQAEAALRHLAAHGRTAEVLVAAGSYGGEAPAAVEELLARDPLMQLPTDIPAVPDWAVPVLLPTVRLRDRSGVLPDVAALHLLTLFAVSRTDQPYAGLTLVREKLKSADLSAFVWALFQRWFAAGAAPRENWVLDALALAGDAEVAHRLTPLLLTWPGETTQAVAAVRALAAIGSETGNDEVLQHLNTVAQSGPGKSLRQAAQSALAAVADDRGLNPDQLADRLVPHLGLDADGRMRLDYGPRQFVVGLDEKLLPTVVTASGKQLKTLPKPGAKDDPTRAAAAHQRFTVFRKDARRIAPDVVTRLEQAMLSGRLWSAAEFREQFAGHPVLGHLAHRLVCARYEDGRPAVTFRVTGNGRSADPTGIDLAGAEVTWPRDARLGIVHPDHLGDTAGPWRRHLDEAGLQQPFPQLGLPAGPADPGNAADPADSANQVDPANPADSVDPAEAAIPADSGDPTELGNAADPAEPVNAAVSVELADPVDLSDLSEPAAAANPSRPADQVDPAGPADPAIPVDPADPVSEEEAPPRVPHQFDQRDRADAQT
- a CDS encoding glycosyltransferase, which codes for MNLPHRRLVIIVRADPVICGHSGEARNLAEVALTRGFDDVRLLTWPMEALEAAGLPLKPVDGLLPYSPGITVERPEPVGDYRVPDGRYLAGLTGRLVELLAEPVPTVVLSMYLVPHADVAVNAVAAARAAGLDPQVRTMAKAVGSDVTNVIRNALREQHFGSAITLFTTFLANDELIAVSEYTRDEIIACAQEVDEIAGTTFAEQCRRRVVIGYPPIDTSAYLEPDPAEVDAALARRGLERGGYVLFLSRVARAKGVYDLVTAFAQTRCRERVKLVIAGNGPALEHIQAMALEDEQIVFLTDVDDDEKSLLMNGCAAYTLPTKPEPDFVETFGIALVEKMLSGGGPVITTLTGGTGEAVGDTAIVIEAGNVNELTAAMDRAVLDLTDGERAEMARRAREYAVRFDRAPIFDAHFGAA
- a CDS encoding class I SAM-dependent methyltransferase translates to MSQNWARQTTVRAIRPALNVLDRRIERLARRRAREVVDSSRAVRGLRSDGRQLREDLAQVRAELEGMRERVRQSEYAVDLLLGPHGRRNSRLVSEEKLRELAAQVHAVTRVPDAYERVVQAYRTLFELELRGVGRLAGTPRNILGKLVTTPLLNPPNGEILEIGTLFGLFSGGMVRQISRVGLPYRLTVIDPLASVQLQAGALRADTSGSPVTETVVRENLALAGVDPERLRIVRGFSEDPQVQAQAADRQYGVVVIDGDHSAEGVASDLAYAEKIVAPGGIVVLDDYGSSSWPGVQEASERHLAGPTRFELVGVVLTSAFLRARVEHEVAGGAL
- a CDS encoding GH92 family glycosyl hydrolase, coding for MAILTQSHTSTRWSSHPALDEVDPFIGTAATDLPAPRGLAASWWWPKPQVGNTHPGATSPLGMVSACAYSGAYPTGYGKYGKNTQGVPEEIYDRLQASGFTHFQQSGTGMIRKYYNYVRVTPMIQPLDDLGESWALTDEEAHPGYYAATLDTGIRCEITVGEKVAVHRYTYPESRSARTVVDLSCGGLSIDRSRTVPLRAQVELIGRGQAQGTVVVEGVPLSFHLEVDTPGWRQMLWHDRRLIDGGTRLDFDSIRHTTLRPFGLVLIGPARAGQTVELRIGFSLRGPEQARENLNRECGTGLPAFDRVREATAERWADHLGRVRVEGGTPARRTVFGTALYHSLIKPCIADDESPFWPYGGPFAFDVCTMWDIYKTQLPLLEAIAPNRAVDLMESLIRVAEEEGNFPIGYRMARGADRFFRQGSALVHTALADIHALGLGDLDWSWALVHMDDDLRRQYGEDYFDKGVVHPISHTLDLAIAHHCTSRIAKALADDQLARNLAVRSGNWVNAFEPGTGLLQDSTFYEGGKWNYSFRLMHDMAARIRLAGGDAAFTGMLDAFFGHGAAPVRQPGLSPSPEEMAAGYALNRFEGLNNEPDMEVPWAYHWAGRPDRTAEVVHSALTWQFGTGPGGLPGNDDSGGLSSWYVWASLGLFPVAGQDLFLLHPPAFPHSVTQFSAGELTVETSGHTETPISSDGLDAEPPVQYLQSATLDGKPLDGPHIPAHVLHRGGRLHLHLGAEPSSWGGSARPPSLSD